One stretch of Camelus bactrianus isolate YW-2024 breed Bactrian camel chromosome 19, ASM4877302v1, whole genome shotgun sequence DNA includes these proteins:
- the SLC32A1 gene encoding vesicular inhibitory amino acid transporter: protein MATLLRSKLSNVATSVSNKSQAKMSGMFARMGFQAATDEEAVGFAHCDDLDFEHRQGLQMDILKTEGEPCRDEGAEPPVEGDIHYQRGGGAPLPPSGSKDQALGAGGEFGGHDKPKITAWEAGWNVTNAIQGMFVLGLPYAILHGGYLGLFLIIFAAVVCCYTGKILIACLYEENEDGEVVRVRDSYVAIANACCAPRFPTLGGRVVNVAQIIELVMTCILYVVVSGNLMYNSFPGLPVSQKSWSIIATAVLLPCAFLKNLKAVSKFSLLCTLAHFVINILVIAYCLSRARDWAWEKVKFYIDVKKFPISIGIIVFSYTSQIFLPSLEGNMQQPSEFHCMMNWTHIAACVLKGLFALVAYLTWADETKEVITDNLPGSIRAVVNIFLVAKALLSYPLPFFAAVEVLEKSLFQEGSRAFFPACYGGDGRLKSWGLTLRCALVVFTLLMAIYVPHFALLMGLTGSLTGAGLCFLLPSLFHLRLLWRKLLWHQVFFDVAIFVIGGICSVSGFVHSLEGLIEAYRTNAED from the exons ATGGCGACCCTACTCCGCAGCAAGCTGTCCAATGTGGCCACGTCCGTGTCCAACAAGTCCCAGGCCAAGATGAGCGGCATGTTCGCCAGGATGGGTTTTCAGGCGGCCACGGACGAGGAGGCGGTGGGCTTCGCGCACTGTGACGACCTTGACTTCGAGCATCGTCAGGGCCTGCAGATGGACATCCTGAAAACCGAAGGCGAGCCGTGCCGGGACGAGGGCGCCGAACCGCCCGTCGAGGGAGACATCCATTAccagcgcggcggcggcgcgccCCTGCCACCCTCGGGCTCCAAGGACCAGGCCCTGGGAGCTGGTGGCGAGTTTGGGGGCCATGACAAGCCCAAGATCACGGCGTGGGAGGCGGGTTGGAATGTGACCAACGCTATCCAG GGCATGTTTGTGCTGGGTCTGCCCTACGCCATCCTGCACGGCGGCTACCTGGGATTGTTCCTCATCATCTTCGCCGCCGTGGTGTGCTGCTACACCGGCAAGATCCTCATCGCTTGCCTGTACGAGGAGAACGAGGACGGCGAGGTGGTGCGCGTACGGGACTCGTATGTGGCCATCGCCAATGCGTGCTGCGCTCCGCGCTTCCCCACGCTGGGCGGCCGCGTGGTGAACGTGGCGCAGATCATCGAGCTGGTGATGACTTGCATCCTGTACGTGGTGGTGAGCGGCAACCTCATGTACAACAGCTTCCCAGGGCTGCCGGTGTCGCAGAAGTCTTGGTCCATCATCGCCACAGCGGTGCTGCTGCCCTGCGCCTTTCTTAAGAACCTCAAGGCCGTGTCCAAGTTCAGCCTGCTGTGCACTTTGGCCCACTTCGTCATCAACATTCTGGTCATTGCTTACTGCCTATCGCGGGCACGCGACTGGGCCTGGGAGAAAGTCAAGTTCTATATCGACGTCAAGAAGTTTCCTATCTCCATTGGCATCATCGTGTTCAGCTACACGTCGCAGATCTTCCTGCCTTCGCTGGAGGGCAACATGCAGCAGCCCAGCGAGTTCCACTGCATGATGAACTGGACACATATCGCCGCCTGCGTGCTCAAAGGCCTCTTCGCGCTCGTCGCCTACCTCACCTGGGCCGATGAGACCAAAGAGGTCATCACGGATAACCTGCCCGGTTCCATCCGCGCCGTGGTCAACATTTTCCTGGTAGCCAAGGCGCTGTTGTCCTACCCGTTGCCCTTCTTCGCTGCTGTCGAGGTGCTGGAGAAGTCGCTCTTCCAGGAAGGCAGCCGCGCCTTCTTCCCCGCCTGCTACGGCGGCGACGGGCGCCTCAAATCTTGGGGGCTGACGCTGCGCTGCGCGCTGGTCGTCTTCACGCTGCTCATGGCCATCTACGTGCCGCACTTCGCGCTGCTCATGGGCCTCACCGGCAGCCTCACGGGCGCCGGCCTCTGCTTCCTGCTGCCCAGCCTCTTCCACCTGCGCCTGCTCTGGCGCAAGCTGCTGTGGCACCAAGTCTTCTTCGACGTCGCCATCTTCGTCATCGGTGGCATCTGCAGCGTGTCTGGCTTCGTGCACTCACTGGAGGGCCTCATTGAGGCCTACCGAACCAACGCGGAGGACTAG